taataactaagatAATTGTTCGGTAGGGCGGTTACCGGACAGTTCGGGTGGATATTGTATGTAGGTGGGgaataggttaggtggaaagtgTGACGTACCTGGGGGGAGGGTAAGACCCTTCCCTTATATACCATGTTAGGTGTGGGTCCCAGGAGGGCAGAACCCGCCTTCTTCGAAGCTTCCTTGTATAGCTGTGGTGGCTAGCTGTCCCGGAAGGATGCGCGGGTCGGATAGGTTCGGGTCACCTGACCGTTGAGGTCAGGTGGTGATCGGGTCGGGTAGGCCCAAGTTCTTTCTTGGGCCAGGCTGTAACAGTGCCCCCGATGCGTGAGCAGCAGCCGTGTGGGCTGTTGGTGACGCGACGTTCCTGACCTCATGTGTTGTCGCCAATTCGGCTGTACATGGAGAGGACGTGCCTCTTTCGCGCGTGCTTATTTGTTGCTGGGGTGATTAGTTACTGCCTCGTTTTCCGCGCCGAGCATTAAATGCTCATAATGGGTTTAAAACCCTTTATGCAAAGACTGATATGCCCCTCGATTTTCGCGCTCTTTTTGGTGGTGGTTTTAAAACTGTTCAGTGGTGCTTTCGGGACTCATTTGGCGATCATCTCTTCCAATTCCAATTCTGCCAACCTCCATTCTCTTCTACCTTATCAATTCCAAGGCGTTTGATGCTGCCTTCTTTCCAGATTTTTGCTATCAATACAGGTAACTTCTTTTATCTTTCTGTCATTCTTTTGCTTCTGCCATTACTTCTTTTGTGCATGCCGTATGTTTATCTTGCATGATGGTTGATCTTAGGTCCTAAGGGGGGGTTGCCATTCTTAGTGTGACTTTTTTTGGACCTTTTACGTTTTTAATCGTGTTTAGTCTTAGTTGGGGAATAGTGTGGGGGTAGCTTCTGTATTCGCTCCGAGCACCCGACCTCTTAGACTGACTGGATGGTCCCCCCATGTAGGTATGACTCGCACTGCCTCCCGGGCTTCCCCTTCTCCCATGGCGTACGACCCCTACGCCTGGGTTGTTTCTGACGTAACGGACTCTCCCAACCAAATGGGCGAGGAGGAGCTCACCGAGTTCCGTCAGAACGAGTACTTATGCGGGGGGACCGACGAGGAGGCCAATTACGATGTCTTCGTCCCGGCTCCTCATGAGCGCTTGTACGAGCTCAACTTCCACGCTCCCCGAGTTGCCGAttggatttggttctacaaATCCATGTTTACTCAAGTGGGGGTCCGTATTCCGTTTTCCGCTTTCCAAATGGCGCTTCTAGGTCGGGTTTCTGTGGCGCCGTCGTAGTTGCATCCGAACAACTGGGCTTCAAtccgctgtttcgagatggtttgTGAATATCTCGAGCTGCCGGTGTCTGtagatatttttcttttctttttcaatcttaCAAACCCTTCGAAGGAAGGGAAACACAAGAAggggttcatgtccttccggtctgcccaaggtcggaggatttttggTCTGTTTGAGGACTCCTATCACGGATTTAAGGATAAATATTTCAAGGTCCGCCCTGTCAAAGGTCGTCATCCCTTTTGGTTGTCGTTGGAGGGGGCACGTCTCATCCCGACTTATTGGAGCTTCGGGGCAGGGTCCAATGCCTTTGTTAAAGTATCCTATAAGGGCATGTCTGCGGTGGACAAGAAGATTGCCGATGTGTTGCTGGCAATCTTTGGGAGGAATCACGTGAATCCTCACCTCCTCATGGGTGACTGGGAGGCCAGTCGGAGCTATATTTGTGAGAAGTCTTTGCTTGCTTTgtcttttagtttcttgcttTTCCTAATAGCTCATTGCGACTAACagacttctttttctttttacagtGGAAATGTCTGCCGAGATAACAGGTCTCCCTAACTTGTTCCAAACCTTCCTCTGCGCGAGTGACGACGAAGGTGGCAATAAGAAGTCTGCTGCTCCCCCGGAGGACAAGGCTGCTTCCGAGTAAGGGGCTGCGGCCGACGAGACCGGCACCTCGGCTCAGGGTGCCTTGGTCCAAGGTGACAAGGAGGTTCGCGTTTCCCCCTTCCGCGAGGTGGTCGGCACTGGGGGTTCGACGTCCAACCCTGCTGCCGATGACGAGGTGGAGGAGGTTCCTAGCCtcaaaaggaagaggaagatgTCCAGCAATCCTGAGGGGTTCTTACTGTGATGGAGAAGAATTTCGACGCCGGGAACTTTATAGATTCTCAGCTGATTCCTGGTACTGAAGAGCACTTTCATGAGTCATCCCTTGCCGGGCAAGCGAGGTGGATGTATCGTACCCCCTTGTGCGGCGCAGTGATAGCTCGGAAAGCCGAGTTCGAGCTGTCTGGGATGGAATCTCTTTGCAGGAGATTGGAATCCGCTGGAAAGGCTAATAATGAGCTTAAACACGAAGTTGAGACTCTCTGGGAGCAGCTGACCTAATCTAATGATAAGCTTGACGCTGCCGAGAAGAAAGCTACTGCTGCCGAGAAGAAGGTCGCTACCGCTGAGAAGAAATTGGAAGAGTCGGACGCTACGGTTTCACGTCTTGTTGAACGCAAAATGACTTTAGAGAGTCAGGTCGGCGCGGCACAAGGACGGGTGGCCGCGATGGAGAAGGAGAAGCAAGCTGTGGAAGCTGAACTGGCAGCGTTGAAAACAAAGTACAAAGATGTCGTCAAGCAGGGGAATGGCGCAATCCTGGCAACCGAGGAGGCCCTTAAAGCTCAGGTCAAAGTTGTTGCTCCTGACTTCGATACGTCGGCAATTGGAGTCTTCAAGGTGATCAAAGACGGCAAGATTATTGACGTTCCCAAAAAATGATTCCTTCTGTCCTGTATGAAACTTTTGGTTGGCCGTTTTGGCTTTTGTGAACTGTTGTTTTACCGGGTTGTTTGCCCATGTTATTATAATCGACACTTTTTTATTCGTCTGGTTGTGTAGTCGTTTATATTCACCGTTATTGGTTTGCGGTTGTCATTCGTTTTACCGTATTGGTGGTATTCCGGCTAAGTTGGTTGAGCCGGGTCGTGGCTTTTCGTATAGCCATTTCGTATCGTGGTAAATGATGGGCTttcggggtgatcagtcccggggcCGCGCGTTGTTGTTGAGTTGGGGGGTTTTTGCTTGCGTAGcagaacaaaacaaaagagagaaaaatttgCACAAGTATATCATATTTGGAAATTGCGTAAAAGGCTCTGACGAAAAGTACAATTCAAACGCGTTAAATACTTAGCTCGGTGGTCGGTATGTCGCCTCATGTGCTAGGAGTAAAACCTTCTCAAGTTGCTCGCGTTCCACGTTCTTGGGACTTCTTTGCTATCGAGCCTTTCCAGCTTGAAAGTGCCTTTACCCATCACTTCTTTGACTCTATAGGGGCCTTCCCAGTTTGCTGCCAGTTTGCCTTCTCCTGGGGTCGGCAAGCCGATGTCGTTGCGCCTTAGGACGAGATTGTTTGGTTCAAATTCTCTTTTGAGCACTTTGGCGTTGTAGCGTAGAGCCACTCTTTGTTTCAGCGTTGTTTCCGTCAGATGGGCCATTTCTCTGCCTTCATCTATCAGGTCCTTCTCCACGGCTTCCCCTACTCCTTTTAGGAGTAGTCGTGGGCTCGGTTCCCCGACCTCTACGGGTATTACTGTGTCTAACCCGTATGTTAGTCGGAAAGGGGTCTCCTTGGTGGAGGTCTATTCGGTTGTTCGGTAAGACCAGAGGACCGAGGCGAGCTCGTCTGCCCAAGCGCCTTTTTTATTATCCAGTTGTTTCTTAAGCCCTAACAGGATAATCTTGTTCACAGACTCCACCTGTCCATTCGTTTGGGGGTGTTCTACCGAGGAGAACTTCTGTCTTATACCTAGGCCAGTGAGGAACTCCGTGAACTTCTTGTCGGTAAATTGTGTGCCGTTGTCCGAGATAACGATCTCCGGGATCCCGAATCGCGTTATCACCTGTCTCCACATGAATTTCCTGCAATTGGATGAGGATATGCTGGCCAACGGCTCggcctctatccatttggtgtagtagtcAATGGCGACTATGAGGTACTTGACTTGTCCGGGGCCAACTGGGAAAGGTCCCAAGAGATCAACTCCCCATTGTGCGAATGGTCGGGAAGCCGTTAACAGGCTTAGCTCTGAGGCCGGTGCCCTGTGGAAATTGGCGTTCTCTTGACACTTGGTGCATTTTCTGACGAATTCTTTAGAGTCTGCCATCATTGATGGCCAATAGTACCCAGCCCGAATTAACTTTCTTGCTAAGGCTTTGCCCTCTATGTGATGCCCGCAGCAGCCTTCATGGACTTCCCTGAGGACGTAGTCCGTCTGGTCGGGGTGTAAGCATTTCAGTAGGGGCTGGTTGAGTCCTTTCTTGAATAGCTGTCCTTGAATGACTGTGTATTTGACCGCTTCCCTTCTCAGTTTCGCAGCATCCTTTTCGTCGTCGGGGAGTTTGCCATTTTCTAAGAAGCTGGTGATGGGGTCTAGCCATGAAGAACCTAGCCTTGATAGATGCAGGGTGACCGCCGGCTCCCTCGTCATACCTTGGATGAGAGACCGGTTGCCTTCTCCCGGTTTAGTGCTGGCCAATTTTGATAGGAGATTTGCCCGTGTGTTCGTTTCTCTGGGCACGTGGTGGACCGTGACCTCCTCAAACTTTTGGCTCAGATTCTTGACTTTTTCCAAGTACTTTTGTAATAATGAGTCTCTGGCTTGATAGCTCCCGTTTACCTGGGAGGTGACGACCTGCGAATCGCTGCATATTTCCAGCCTTGTTGCTCCGACTTCTGCTGCTAGGGTTAAGCCCCCTATGagggcttcgtattctgcctggttgttcgaGATGGGGAATTCGAACCTGGTCGACTGCTCATATACAACTCCAGCCGGGCTTTCCAGGATGATCCCGGCGCCCCCAGAGGTCTGGTGGAAGGCTCCGTCCACGTGGAGCTTCCATCGTGCGCTCGTTTCTTCGGTTGGATCTCCCGTTACTTCTACTAGAAAATCTGCCATTGCTTGCGCCTTAATCGCTTGCCAGGGCTCGTACCGTATGTCATATTGGGAAAGTTCGATGGACCAGGTCATCATCCTTCCCGCTAGGTCGGGTTTTTGGAGCACTTGTCGGATCCCTTGGTCCATTCTTACGACGATCCGGTGACCTTGAAAGTATTGTTTTAACCTCCGTGAAGAGGTCAAGAGTGCTAGGGCTAGCTTTTCCAGTTTGCTGTACCTTAGTTCTGCCCCTTGTAGGGCTCTGCTTATGAAATAGACCGGTTGTTGAACCCTCCCTTCTTCTCTTATCAGAACCCTGGCTAGGGCTTCTCCTGTTATGGCGAGGTATAGGTACAGCGGCTCCCCGACCCTTGGCTTTCCGAGAACTGGGGGTGCCGCCAGGATTTCCTTGAAATGTCTAAAAGCTTCCTCGCACGCGGGCATCCACTCGAACGCTATCCCTTTCTTCATGAGATTAAAGAATGGCAGGGCTTTTGCTATCGAGGCTCCGAGAAAACAGGATAACGAGGTCAGTCGTCCTGCCAATCTCTGGACGTCCTTGATACAACCCGGGCTCTTCATCTGGAGGATCGCTTGGAATTTCTCCGGGTTAGCGTCTACCACTCTTTGGGTTATCATGAATCCTAGGAACTTTCCAGCTTCCATAGCGAAGGCACATTTGAGGGGATTGAGTCTCATGCCGTGTTGTCAGAGAGAGGCGAATACATTTGCCAGGTCACTCAGGAGGTCATCAGGTCGCGTTGTCTTTGCGAGgatgtcgtccacatagaccTCTACAGTCTTGCCTATGAGGTCATGGAATATCTTGTTCATCAGCCTCTGGTATGTTGCTCCTGCGTTTTTTAGCTCGAACGGCATCACCTTGTAACAGAAGGTTCCTCCCGGCGTTATAAACGCTGTCTTGTCCTCGTCGGGacggtgcatcggtatctggttgtagctggagtaggcgtccatgaagctCAGATAGCGGTAGCCTGCTGCAGCGTCGACGAGTGCATCTATGTTGGGAAGGGGGAAGCAATATTTTGGGCATGCCTTGTTAAGGTCGGAGTAGtctacgcacattctccatttgccacTGTACTTTTTTACTAGAACTACATTCGAGAGCCATGTCGAGTAGTCTAGTTCTCGTATGAAACATGCTTCTAGGAGGCTGGCCGTCTGCCTGGCCACCTCCTCCGCCCTCTCCCGCAACATCTTTCGTCTCCGTTGGGCTACCGGGCGCGCATCCGGCTTCACGGCCAGGTGGTGTGACACAATTTCagggtctatgcccggcatgtcagCCGGTGTCCAGGCAAACAGATCCCCATTGTCCCTGATCATTTCTACCAAGGGCTCCTTCAATTCATGTGGGAGGTTTCTGTTGACGAACGTGAACTTTTCCTCCGTGTCGCCGACCCTGAAATTTTCCAGGTCCCCTTCTGGTTCCGGTCTGGGCTTGTCGTCTACCCTGGCGTCTAGGTCAGCTAGGAACACCCCCGACGCTTCCTTAGAATTCTTTCTTAAGGACAGGCTGGCATTGTCGCAAGTGACTGCCGTTTCCAGATCTCCTCTTATGGTCCCCACGGATCCATCGTCGGTAACAAACTTCATGACTAGAAGCTTCGTGTTGATTATCGCTTCAACATCATTGATCGTCCTCCTCCCTAAGATGATGTTGTAGGCTGTGGAATCTCGGAGAACCATGAATTCGGCCATTGCCGATCTTCGGCCCTGTGCCTGTCCCACAAAGATCGGCAGGGATATTACTCCGTCTGGCTTGATGAAATTGTCGCCTAATCCGATGACCCCGTGTTGGTGCGATGATAGGTCGGTGTCCCTTAATCCTAGAGCATCGAAGATGTTGCGAAACATGATGTTTGAGTCCGCCCCCGTGTCGACAAGGATCCGTTTGACGAGGCCGGTTCCCACCCTGGCCGTGATGAACATAGGTGGGTTTTCGGGTGCCTCGTCGAACCATTGGTCTTCGGGGCCAAAGGAGACGTATGGGGGCTTCTTTGAACTTCGCATTGGGGCGGAGGAGACCGCCAGGACTTTGGCGTCTTTCCTGTGAGCTGACCTAGACCTCGGCGCGGTGTTTTTGGCGGTTACCACGTTTATCACCGTGAGACCGTGGTCTTTGTCTTCTGGCTCTTGTCACCGCTTCGTCGCTCGGGTCTTGGCTTCTTCACTGTCTTGGTCGCGTTGCCGTCTCCTCGGCTCCCGTATGAGATGGGAGAATTCAGAGAGTTTGCCATCTCTTATTGCTTGCTCTAATGCATCCCTTAGGTCAAAGCAGTCTTGTGTTTGGTGTCCATAGCCCTTGTGGTAGTCACAGTAGAGGCTCTTGTTCCCCCTGTACGGTCCTTGAGTGGTCGGGGCTTCGACAAGATCCCTCTCTCGGCTATTTGCTGGTAAACTTCCACGATGGGAAGAGTGAGTGGAGTGTAGTTGGTGAACTTCCCGATCCGGGGAAACGGTCTGTGTGCCTTGGTCGGCCCTCCCTCCTTGGCTTGTTCTTTGTGTCTCTTCCCATTACCCTGTTGCCTAGGTTGATTGTAGCCGGAGTGCCGTTTATTGGCGGCCATGACCTGGCTGACTTCTTCGTCATTTATGTATTCCTTGGCCACCGTTTGGATTTCGTGCATCGTCCAAACTGGTTTCGTGGTAAGGTGTTTTCGGAAGTCCTTGTTCAGGAGGTCGTTCGTCAGGCAAAGGCTGGCCACCGAGTCGGTTAGGCCGTCAATTTCCAAGCATTCGTCGTTAAAGCGatccaggtattttctggtcgACTCTCCGGGTCTTTGGGTTATCCCGAGCAGGTTGATCGGGTGTTTTGCCTTTGCTATTCGCGTTGTGAACTGAGCCAAGAAGGCACGGCTGATGTCCGAAAATCCATAGATGGATCCCTGCGGGAGGCCGTTAAACCATCGGATCGCGGGTCCGGCTAGGGTGACCGGGAAGGCCCGGCACCTCACCTCATCCCCTACTCCCTCCAGATTCATTCTAGCCTCGAAAGCCATGAGGTGTTCCAGAGGGTCTTGGGTTCCatcgtacctcatgtccgttggtttgtcgaaGTGCTCGGCAACCGGACCTCAAGGATGGACCGATGGAACGGGGTGGCACCCATTATCATGGGTTGCCGCGTCCTCACAGGCCTTCCTTCCCCGCCTTCGCGATCTCGTCCCGTGTGGTACGTTTCCCTACCTCGGGAGTAGATGATTGTGTCGTTTCGTCTTCTCGGAATGGGAGAGTCTTCTCGGGTGCTTTCCGCTTCCGTTATGGAAGCGGAGGCGTGCCGGGGGTGACTCCGATTGGAATCTCTCTCCCGGCTCTCTGGGGACGGGGAGTAGGTAGGATCGGTGGTCCGTCGATCGTGCTCCGGATCAGCTAGTTGTCGTTCCAGGTTCTGGACTCTGTGGCGTAACTCCTGCATTATTCGGGCGCTGTCACCGCCAGTTCCTCCGAAAGGTCGCGTCTCTCGCGTCCTTGTGCGCGGTTCGATACGTTGCCGGGGGGACTTTCGTCGCCCTCCCGGTGAAGCAACGGAGGCTGCCGCCTCTGCGCCAGCTGCTCGGCCTTGGTCTCCAAGGCCCGGCACAACTTCCATAAcagtccccacagacggcgccaatgttcggtaGGGCGGTTACCAGACAGTTCGGGTGGATAAGGTACCGAACGGTTCAGAGGGGTTTTTGGATTGATGGGTAGGAGTATGGCCTAGTTTCGGTTTACGGGGCCAGATATGGAATAGCCGACGTCCTGAGTTCTTCACGGAAAGAGGGGGTGCCACCTGcgaagacactccgacgctctagtcagctAGTATGCAAGTGGGgaataggttaggtggaaagtgTGACGTACCTGGAGGGAGGGTAGGACCCTTCCCTTATATACCATGTCAGGTGTGGGTCCCAGGAGGGCAGAACCCGCCTTCTTCGAAGCTTCCTTGTACAGCTGTGGTGGCCAGCTGTCCCGGAAGGATGCGCGGGTCGGATAGGTTCGGGTCACCTGACCGTTGAGGTCGGGTGGTGATCGGGTCGGGTAGGCCCAAGTTCTTTCTTGAGCCAGGCTGTaacaataatacaaaatattaaataaacagaaaatgaaataaaactcTTCTAAAACTTTATTGCCCATATCCTAAAACAGAAAAATCTGTAGAAAAGTGAGAAGATCGTCCTTGCCGTTCTCACTATAGGATTACAGAAGTCACCATCCAACGTCGGACACATTGCAAAGCTCAGTTCCGTGGAGTATCTTGCACGCCTCTTCAGATTTGAACTCATCGACCAGGAGTTCTTCGACAACGCACCCCTCGACTGTTTCGGCCTCCTCCAAGCCTGACGACTGCAGTAAAACTCTTCCCAAGTTCATCACACATTCACACTCTTAAATGTTGACCTACACACCTTTGAAATTCTCTCTTCGATCTCTAGTAAAGTTGCTCATGCTTCTTCTGTATCGAGCACTACAAATATCTTAAGTAACAGATAGATTTAACTTTACACGTTACAATGATGTATTAGGTTTACTCAGTTTATCAAATCATTCTTTTGGCAGAGATAGTGTAATAAATTTGGTCAATTAATCGATTTCAAAGATCGATGTCTCCTACTGACCTACTTAACTTTAGGCAACTGAACACCAAATTCGAAATTGGCCCCTACTACTTCCAGAACCTGAGAAACATCAAATAGcacatgaaataaaaaaaaaaaaaaaaactgaaaataaaataaaaaaaggaagaaaggaaaTAATTGCAGAGCTTCCATATGTTACATGGCTAGACGAAATACAGTACTAATTATGTTTCCCGTCATGGAACTGAGCATTTTTGGAGGATTTAAAAGTCTCCAAAAATTCTTTAGCCTTCTGTAGCTCCTGCTTCTGTCTTGACTTATCCCATTTGTGCTCTGCTGCTAATATTTGAATCACTCGAGGCAATGCCCGTCCTGCTGCATCAGTGTCGAGGAAAGCAAGACGACTCCTCCTTGCAATGAAATCAATGGCAGATTCACAATATTCATGCCGTGCACAGTATGCCACCTCCGCCTCCAGAAAAGGGTAACCATGAGCAAGTCGCTTACCCAAGCATTCATCCTACATACAGAATACATATTCAATACAACCTTACTGATTGATGAGACAACCAAAATTACAAAAACTAGCATCAAATGCAAAAGCAAATGGTTAAGAGTTAAGACAGAAATTAATACCATCTATGATTATATAATGTGACAACTAAACTTCACAGCATATTGAATATTTGGACTTTATAATTTAGGCACACCCTTAATGCCATCTCttagaacaaaaacaataaaaaaaggaaaaagtcaAATCGACTGAATCACTGAAAGTACTGTAACAAAAGGCATAAACCGGAAACCCGTCCTGTAGATGGTGAAATTATAATAGATCAACATCATTAATGGCGCCATATCAGTAAGCCACTCTATCAACAGGAATTCCAACTATGTCTAATACATTGATCAGTTCATACCTTCAAAGCCTGTTTGCAGAACTGCACATATCAGTGATATCGCAAAATAGTTTATATATACAAGCCAATGATACACCCCTTCCTCATATGTGAATTATACTATAGAATGTCGTCTTCTGTATATAGGAAAAAATAATAGATTTTAGAGGGAATAAGTAATAGTTTATAATAAGAAAGAAATACTTGCTTTATAGCAGTACACCCTCAGGATACGAGAGTTTCACATTTATCCTTGATCTTATAAATAGCAGTACCAGCCACACTTGTAAAATACCTGATCTTATTTTACCCTGTTTATCCTTGATGCATTTCATTTTGTATTAAAT
This sequence is a window from Arachis duranensis cultivar V14167 chromosome 2, aradu.V14167.gnm2.J7QH, whole genome shotgun sequence. Protein-coding genes within it:
- the LOC107474255 gene encoding uncharacterized protein LOC107474255, giving the protein MRYDGTQDPLEHLMAFEARMNLEGVGDEVRCRAFPVTLAGPAIRWFNGLPQGSIYGFSDISRAFLAQFTTRIAKAKHPINLLGITQRPGESTRKYLDRFNDECLEIDGLTDSVASLCLTNDLLNKDFRKHLTTKPVWTMHEIQTVAKEYINDEEVSQVMAANKRHSGYNQPRQQGNGKRHKEQAKEGGPTKAHRPFPRIGKFTNYTPLTLPIVEVYQQIAERGILSKPRPLKDRTGGTRASTVTTTRAMDTKHKTALT